The nucleotide sequence ACCCACGAGATCCGCCAGCACTGGGAGGTGGCCGGGAGCCCGGCGATCCCGGAACCCGGCCGCGACCGGCATCATGCACTGGCGGACGCGAAGCTCGGTTTCGCCCGTTGGCAGGCAGCGCAGGACGCCTTGTCCGCCGGATAGGCTGACTGATGTGAACTGGACTGTTGACATACCGGCGGACATCCTGCCGTCCCTCCCACCCCTCCCCGGAACGCTGCGCGCCGAGCTGGACAAAGCACTCTCCCTGCCGGCCGCCCAGCAGCCGCACTGGCCGGACGGCGAGCAGGTGCTGACCGTGCGGGCCCTGCTGGAGGCGGTGCCGCCGATCACCGTGCCGCGCGAGGTGGACCGGCTGCACGCACAACTCGCCGCCGTCGCCAACGGCGAGGCGTTCCTGCTGCAGGGCGGCGACTGCGCCGAGACCTTCGTGGACAACACCGAGCCGCACATCAGGGGCAACATCCAGACGCTGCTGCAGATGGCCGTGGTGCTGACGTACGGCTCCTCGATGCCGGTCGTCAAGGTCGCCCGCATCGCCGGCCAGTACGCCAAGCCGCGCAGTTCCGAGATGGACTCCCTCGGCCTGTCCTCCTACCGCGGCGACATCATCAATTCGCTGGCCACCACGCCGGAGGCCAGGGTTCCGGACCCGTCGCGGATGGTCAGGGCCTACGCGAACGCCTCGGCGGCGATGAACATGGTCCGCGCGCTGACCGGCGCCGGCATGGGGGACCTGGCCAGCGTGCACTCCTGGAACCAGGCCTTCGTGGCCAACTCCCGCGCCGGTGAGCGCTTCGAGCGGATGGCCGGCGAGATCGACAGGGCGATGCGGTTCATGTCGGCCTGCGGCGTGGACTCCCACTCGCTCCACTCGGTCGAGATCTTCTCCTCCCACGAGGCGCTCCTGCTGGACTACGAGCGGGCCATGCTGCGGCTGGAGCCGGGGACCGCCGCCAACGGCGGGATCGACAAGCTGTACGACCTGTCCGGACACTTCCTCTGGATCGGCGAACGCACCCGGCAGCTGGACGGCGCGCACATCGCGTTCGCCGAGATCCTGGCCAACCCGATCGGACTGAAGATCGGCCCGGGGACAACGCCCGACCAGGCG is from Nakamurella sp. PAMC28650 and encodes:
- a CDS encoding class II 3-deoxy-7-phosphoheptulonate synthase; this encodes MNWTVDIPADILPSLPPLPGTLRAELDKALSLPAAQQPHWPDGEQVLTVRALLEAVPPITVPREVDRLHAQLAAVANGEAFLLQGGDCAETFVDNTEPHIRGNIQTLLQMAVVLTYGSSMPVVKVARIAGQYAKPRSSEMDSLGLSSYRGDIINSLATTPEARVPDPSRMVRAYANASAAMNMVRALTGAGMGDLASVHSWNQAFVANSRAGERFERMAGEIDRAMRFMSACGVDSHSLHSVEIFSSHEALLLDYERAMLRLEPGTAANGGIDKLYDLSGHFLWIGERTRQLDGAHIAFAEILANPIGLKIGPGTTPDQAVEYVERLDPHGTPGRLTLISRMGNGKVRDVLPAIVEKVEATGHKVIWQCDPMHGNTHEASTGYKTRHFDRIVDEVQGFFEVHRDLGTHPGGIHVELTGENVTECLGGAQEISDADLADRYETACDPRLNTQQSLELAFLVAEMLRS